Part of the Paenibacillus guangzhouensis genome is shown below.
AAGGCAACAACCCGAGTAAACAAGACGGGAAAGACAGCTTGAACGCGGCAACCGCAGTGACCATGATCGTAAAAGGCCTGAATTTAAACATCGACAATATTAAATTTATCAAGAAACCGGAGGCGACCGACTATTATACGAAGATTAAAAACGACTCCTCATACGCAGATTACTTCATCATCGCTCAATATAACGGCCTAGGAATTCCAAAAGACATTAATCCTTCTGCTAAAGTCACCCGGGAGCAATTCGCCAAATGGTTGTTTGGCGCGTTAAGTCATAAAGGAAATTATGCCTGGATCGAAATATTCCAAAACGTTGCGGATGCTGACCAAGTGACAGACGGGTACATGGACAGTATTCAGAAGTTGCTCATTGCTAAGATCGTGTCCCTAGACAGCAAGCAACGCTTCTATCCTAAAAGCTACATTACCCGCGCACAAGCTGTCGACATGATTAGCAAAACGTTAAAATTCATCAATAACACAAAATCGGAAACACCTAATTCTTCCGTTCTCGACCAAGTAAATATCACTTCGGTTAAAGAAACGGATTCTGTCACCCGAGTTACATTATCCGCTATGGTTCCTCACGCTGGATACGGACTCGAAATCACGAGCATCCAATTCTCGAAAGGCATAGCCACGATTCAATATAAAGTCATCCAGCCTGATCCTGACAAAATGTACGCCCAAGTCATCACGGAGTTGAAAGCTGTGACTTATATCCCTTCAGAATACAAAGCTGTACTAGGAGGAGTACAACAACAATAAAAGACAAAGCGACGGCAGCCATTCGGCTGCCGTTTTCTGATCATTGATACTAATAGAACGGTTCTAGTCATATTCTTATTAGAGAAAAAAATAAGAAGGAGTGTACAGTTACTTGAAAAAAGTTAAGGTTAGTCTGCGGCCTATTGCAGCTAAGATAAACTTACCCACGGTTTTGAAAACAACTATACTTCCAGGTGACTCTGTTGAAAGACTCTTTATTGCAACCCAGGTAGGAGAGATATTTTACATCGTGAACGGGGGGATAAGGACTTTTTTAGATAT
Proteins encoded:
- a CDS encoding S-layer homology domain-containing protein; the protein is MRKVMKKPLILLMLIAIFCMGISGSAFAHKGNNPSKQDGKDSLNAATAVTMIVKGLNLNIDNIKFIKKPEATDYYTKIKNDSSYADYFIIAQYNGLGIPKDINPSAKVTREQFAKWLFGALSHKGNYAWIEIFQNVADADQVTDGYMDSIQKLLIAKIVSLDSKQRFYPKSYITRAQAVDMISKTLKFINNTKSETPNSSVLDQVNITSVKETDSVTRVTLSAMVPHAGYGLEITSIQFSKGIATIQYKVIQPDPDKMYAQVITELKAVTYIPSEYKAVLGGVQQQ